A portion of the Blautia hansenii DSM 20583 genome contains these proteins:
- the recG gene encoding ATP-dependent DNA helicase RecG — protein MKEQESIRNIKGIGEKTEKLLAKLGITTVGDFLRYYPREYDEYTEPVGVSQVTAGKKCAVMGRITGKVGVRNTGRLTIVTATLKEENSFLQLTWYNMPFLRNTLRSGGFYIFRGMVTDKNGRKTMEQPEIFKREDYKALLHSLYPIYGLTKGLTNKLMVKTIHQILENKEIVQEYLPEEYRNYYQLAEYNYAVSHIHFPKDKKDLLLGHHRLVFDEFLLFILSIRMMKEKTQDMPNSFAIKPVWETENVIDGLPYPLTNAQKRVWNEIERDMTGHTLMSRLVQGDVGSGKTIMAFLAMLLAAFNGYQAALMVPTEVLAKQHFKEMEKLLKEHQLPLKAVLLTGSNTAKEKRERCAQIASGEAKLIIGTHALIQEKVEYENLALVITDEQHRFGVQQREDLSKKGTRPHVLVMSATPIPRTLAIILYGDLDISVMDELPAKRLPIKNCVVDTSYRPRAYHFIQKQVEEGRQVYVICPMVEESEGLDAENVIDYTQILKEALPSDISVAYLHGRMKAGEKNKIMEAFAANEIQVLVSTTVIEVGVNVPNATVMMVENAERFGLAQLHQLRGRVGRGEHQSYCIFVQGGQDTETKERLEILVKSNDGFQIAGEDLRLRGPGDFFGIRQSGLMEFKIADIYQDAEILKEAGEAAGAILALDPDLSLPQHERLRDRLFSYGKERMETPGI, from the coding sequence ATGAAGGAACAGGAAAGTATTCGCAATATAAAAGGAATTGGAGAAAAAACAGAAAAGCTTCTGGCAAAATTGGGAATTACCACAGTAGGTGATTTCCTCCGTTATTATCCAAGGGAATATGATGAATATACAGAGCCTGTCGGTGTTTCTCAGGTGACCGCAGGAAAAAAATGTGCGGTTATGGGAAGGATTACAGGAAAAGTGGGCGTGCGAAATACAGGCAGACTTACCATAGTGACTGCCACGTTAAAAGAAGAAAATTCTTTCTTGCAGCTTACGTGGTACAATATGCCTTTTTTACGCAATACCTTGCGGTCCGGCGGGTTTTATATTTTCAGAGGAATGGTAACGGACAAAAACGGGCGAAAGACCATGGAGCAACCGGAGATTTTCAAAAGAGAAGATTACAAGGCGCTGCTTCACAGTCTCTACCCCATTTACGGGCTGACAAAGGGATTAACCAATAAGCTGATGGTAAAAACCATACATCAGATTTTGGAAAATAAAGAAATTGTGCAGGAATATCTTCCGGAGGAGTATAGAAACTATTATCAGTTGGCAGAATATAACTATGCAGTTTCACATATTCATTTTCCAAAAGATAAGAAAGATTTACTTCTGGGGCATCATCGATTAGTTTTTGATGAATTTTTACTTTTTATTCTTTCTATTCGAATGATGAAGGAAAAAACACAGGACATGCCGAATTCTTTTGCCATAAAACCGGTATGGGAAACAGAGAATGTAATTGATGGACTGCCGTATCCATTGACAAATGCACAAAAGAGAGTGTGGAATGAAATTGAAAGGGATATGACAGGACATACGCTGATGTCCAGACTGGTACAGGGAGATGTGGGAAGCGGAAAAACCATTATGGCATTTCTGGCAATGCTTCTGGCGGCATTTAACGGATATCAGGCTGCGCTCATGGTTCCTACGGAGGTTTTGGCAAAGCAGCATTTTAAAGAAATGGAAAAGCTGCTCAAGGAGCATCAGCTGCCGCTAAAAGCCGTTCTTCTGACCGGCTCGAATACCGCAAAGGAAAAAAGGGAGAGATGTGCTCAAATTGCTTCCGGAGAAGCAAAGCTGATTATCGGAACCCATGCGCTGATACAGGAAAAGGTAGAATATGAAAATTTGGCATTGGTGATTACCGATGAGCAGCATCGTTTTGGGGTTCAGCAAAGGGAAGACTTATCCAAAAAAGGAACAAGACCTCATGTGCTGGTCATGAGCGCCACGCCAATTCCCAGAACATTGGCAATTATTTTATACGGAGATTTGGACATTTCTGTCATGGATGAGCTGCCGGCAAAGCGATTACCTATAAAAAACTGTGTGGTGGACACTTCTTACCGTCCAAGAGCCTATCATTTTATTCAAAAGCAGGTGGAGGAAGGACGACAGGTGTATGTCATCTGCCCTATGGTAGAGGAAAGCGAAGGGCTGGATGCGGAGAACGTCATTGATTACACGCAAATTTTAAAGGAGGCTCTGCCCTCTGATATCTCTGTTGCGTATCTTCACGGAAGAATGAAGGCAGGAGAAAAGAACAAAATTATGGAAGCGTTTGCTGCAAATGAAATACAGGTGCTGGTATCTACCACGGTTATTGAGGTAGGGGTAAATGTTCCCAACGCAACGGTAATGATGGTAGAAAACGCAGAACGCTTCGGACTTGCTCAGCTTCATCAGTTAAGAGGAAGGGTAGGCCGAGGAGAACATCAGTCTTACTGTATTTTCGTGCAGGGAGGACAGGATACGGAAACAAAGGAGAGATTGGAAATTCTGGTGAAATCCAATGACGGCTTTCAGATTGCAGGAGAAGATTTGCGCTTGCGGGGACCGGGGGATTTTTTTGGTATACGGCAAAGCGGCTTAATGGAATTTAAGATTGCAGATATTTATCAGGATGCAGAGATACTAAAAGAAGCCGGTGAGGCGGCAGGAGCAATTTTAGCTTTAGATCCGGATTTATCATTGCCTCAGCATGAAAGATTAAGGGACAGACTTTTCTCTTACGGAAAAGAAAGAATGGAAACGCCGGGAATATAA
- a CDS encoding alpha/beta-type small acid-soluble spore protein: protein MSNNNSSNKAVVPEAKGALNRFKYEVANELGVPLTDGYNGNLTSKQNGSVGGYMVKKMIEAQERQMSGNGSTQQF, encoded by the coding sequence ATGTCTAACAATAATTCTTCAAACAAAGCAGTTGTACCGGAAGCAAAGGGAGCATTAAACCGCTTCAAATATGAGGTTGCAAACGAATTAGGTGTACCTCTTACAGATGGTTACAACGGTAACTTAACATCTAAACAGAACGGTTCCGTTGGGGGATATATGGTCAAAAAAATGATTGAAGCTCAGGAACGTCAGATGTCTGGAAACGGAAGCACTCAGCAGTTCTAG
- a CDS encoding methylglyoxal synthase encodes MNVGIIAHNSKKALIEDFCIAYKNILAKHEIYATGTTGRRIEEVTNLRVHKFLPGSMGGDKQFTEMIERGDIDMVIFFYNPAMIDGTEPDVYQISGCCDQYNIPIATNIATAESLILGLEQGDLDYRLNR; translated from the coding sequence ATGAATGTTGGAATTATAGCGCATAACAGTAAAAAAGCCCTGATTGAGGACTTCTGCATTGCTTATAAGAATATTTTGGCAAAGCATGAGATTTATGCAACAGGGACTACGGGACGCAGAATTGAAGAGGTTACAAATCTGCGTGTCCACAAATTCCTTCCGGGAAGCATGGGAGGAGATAAACAGTTTACAGAAATGATTGAGCGTGGAGATATTGATATGGTAATCTTTTTCTACAATCCGGCGATGATTGACGGTACGGAACCGGATGTATATCAGATATCCGGCTGCTGCGACCAGTACAATATTCCTATTGCAACGAATATTGCAACGGCAGAGTCTCTGATATTGGGACTGGAGCAGGGAGATTTGGATTACCGCTTAAACCGATAA
- the rsmD gene encoding 16S rRNA (guanine(966)-N(2))-methyltransferase RsmD, translating into MRVIAGSAKSMPLKTIPGLETRPTTDRVKETLFNMLQPYLCECRFLDIFAGSGGIGIEALSRGAQFCVFIEKNRKAAAVIEDNLKFTKLADRADVWCKDIFQAVAFLENEEPFDCIFMDPPYNQELEKQVLEFLRDVKFVNEDTRIIVEASLETDFSYLEELGFSIDKIKRYKTNQHIFIRKA; encoded by the coding sequence ATGAGAGTCATTGCAGGAAGTGCAAAAAGTATGCCTTTAAAAACAATTCCGGGCTTGGAAACAAGACCGACCACAGACAGGGTGAAGGAGACGTTATTTAATATGCTTCAGCCGTATTTGTGCGAATGTCGATTTTTGGATATTTTTGCGGGAAGCGGCGGAATTGGAATAGAAGCTTTAAGCAGAGGTGCACAGTTTTGTGTTTTTATTGAAAAAAACAGAAAGGCAGCAGCCGTAATTGAAGATAATCTGAAATTTACCAAACTGGCAGACAGAGCTGATGTATGGTGCAAAGATATATTTCAGGCAGTTGCTTTTTTGGAAAATGAAGAACCGTTTGATTGTATCTTCATGGACCCACCTTATAATCAGGAATTGGAAAAACAGGTTTTAGAATTTTTAAGAGATGTAAAGTTTGTAAATGAAGATACAAGAATTATTGTGGAAGCTTCTTTGGAAACAGATTTTAGTTATCTGGAGGAGCTGGGTTTTTCCATTGATAAAATCAAAAGATACAAGACAAATCAGCACATTTTTATTAGAAAGGCATAG
- the coaD gene encoding pantetheine-phosphate adenylyltransferase, producing MVRAIYPGSFDPATYGHLDIIRRAASLFDEVVVGVLNNSAKSPLFSVEERVNILENVTEDIPNVKIQAFDGLSVNFARSCEAKVIIRGLRAFTDFEYELQMAQTNRVLATDVDTMFLTTSLQYAYLSSTTLKEAASFGADISNFAPDFVVRQVEEKYRQRHLGKEYNKEK from the coding sequence ATGGTACGAGCAATTTATCCGGGAAGCTTTGACCCGGCAACTTACGGTCATCTGGACATTATTAGACGGGCAGCAAGCTTATTTGATGAGGTTGTTGTAGGAGTTTTGAATAATTCTGCAAAAAGTCCGTTGTTTTCTGTGGAAGAACGTGTTAATATATTAGAGAATGTAACAGAAGATATTCCCAACGTGAAAATTCAGGCGTTTGACGGATTATCTGTTAATTTTGCACGAAGCTGCGAGGCAAAGGTAATTATTCGTGGTTTGAGAGCCTTTACTGATTTTGAATATGAATTACAGATGGCACAGACAAACCGCGTGTTGGCAACTGATGTGGATACTATGTTTTTGACTACCAGTCTTCAGTATGCGTATTTAAGCTCTACTACATTGAAGGAGGCAGCGTCTTTCGGTGCGGATATTTCAAATTTTGCACCGGATTTTGTAGTACGACAGGTGGAGGAAAAATACAGGCAGAGGCATTTGGGAAAAGAATACAATAAGGAGAAATAA
- a CDS encoding sporulation protein, with amino-acid sequence MKKILLPFALLFFLFFLLLFPSQAFSYAKAGLMLWFYTLLPSLLPFMILSNICIKTGLLDKLFEAPKKFWKKAFALSPSGAYALCMGIFCGYPMGAKITADLYAEHRISKQEASYLLTFACFPGPSFLSSYLCVGLFKNTRLIFPTYFILYSSGFLCSLLFRPQKSSEFSYLKKTKKEISGSDFLGNILDTSIMNGFETITKLGGYILIFSILQGISSIALRSFPTLGYFLQGITEITTGNAALSKASWSFDLLYPLILAFTSFGGLSVAAQTKSMLADTDLPFSSYLKGKICNFFCTFAIAFCLVKIVKVII; translated from the coding sequence ATGAAAAAAATTCTTCTTCCTTTTGCCCTACTATTCTTTTTATTTTTTCTTTTATTATTTCCCTCTCAGGCGTTTTCCTATGCCAAGGCAGGGCTTATGTTGTGGTTTTATACCCTTTTGCCTTCGCTTTTGCCTTTTATGATTTTATCCAATATCTGCATCAAAACAGGGCTGCTGGACAAACTTTTTGAAGCCCCGAAAAAATTTTGGAAAAAAGCCTTTGCCCTGTCTCCATCCGGCGCTTACGCATTATGTATGGGGATTTTCTGCGGTTATCCCATGGGCGCAAAAATCACCGCAGACCTTTACGCAGAACACCGTATTTCCAAACAGGAAGCCTCCTATCTGCTGACCTTTGCCTGTTTTCCCGGTCCCTCTTTCCTGTCTTCCTATTTATGTGTGGGACTTTTTAAAAATACCCGCCTGATTTTCCCTACATATTTTATTCTTTACAGCTCCGGCTTTTTATGCTCCCTTCTGTTTCGCCCTCAAAAAAGCTCGGAATTTTCTTATCTGAAAAAAACAAAAAAAGAGATATCCGGCTCCGATTTTCTCGGAAATATTCTGGATACCTCTATTATGAACGGTTTTGAAACAATTACAAAGCTGGGAGGATATATTTTAATTTTTTCCATCCTTCAGGGAATTTCCAGCATAGCCCTTCGTTCCTTCCCCACCCTCGGCTATTTCTTACAGGGAATTACGGAAATCACTACCGGAAATGCCGCTTTATCAAAAGCTTCTTGGAGCTTTGACCTTCTTTATCCTCTCATCCTTGCCTTTACTTCCTTTGGCGGTTTAAGCGTAGCCGCACAGACAAAGTCCATGCTTGCTGATACAGACCTGCCCTTTTCCTCTTATTTAAAAGGAAAAATATGCAACTTTTTCTGTACCTTTGCTATTGCCTTTTGCTTAGTCAAAATCGTCAAAGTCATCATCTAA
- a CDS encoding aminoacyl-histidine dipeptidase has translation MAVLEHLQPERVFYYFEEISKIPRGSGNTKEISDYLVSFANSHNLRCIQDDDNNVIIFKEASEGYENAPVVMLQGHMDMVCEKTADSTHDFTKDPLQLRIEGDFVSATNTTLGGDNGIAVAYGLAIMEDTTLSHPALELVITVDEEIGLLGAASVDTTPLKAKYLINLDSEEEGYICAGCAGGMTAVSEIPVRYQEYTDYKWRVKVSGLLGGHSGAEIDKNRANATLLLARFLHEGKELAEYSVSELFGGQKDNAIPREAEALVLASKEDGEKLSAYAAAYTEALRKEYTGSDEEITVTVEEEGQGTEPVLHPVSQEKALFFLLNYPNGIQKMCGFIDGLVETSCNVGITKLTPAVLSCSASVRSSVGTAKKALADKIGYLTEFLGGTFTIEGEYPAWEFKQDSKLRQVLVDVYEEMYQKEPVVNVIHAGLECGLFYEKIAGLDCVSIGPDMQDIHTSEEKLSISSVERVWNYLLEVLKRIKE, from the coding sequence ATGGCAGTATTAGAACATTTACAGCCTGAAAGGGTATTTTATTATTTTGAGGAAATCAGTAAAATTCCTCGCGGCTCAGGAAATACAAAGGAAATCAGTGATTATCTGGTAAGCTTTGCAAATTCTCATAATTTACGCTGTATTCAGGATGATGATAATAATGTAATTATTTTTAAAGAGGCTTCCGAGGGTTATGAAAATGCGCCTGTGGTTATGCTTCAGGGACACATGGATATGGTTTGCGAAAAAACAGCAGACAGTACACATGATTTTACAAAGGACCCGCTGCAGCTTCGGATAGAGGGTGATTTTGTTTCTGCAACCAACACAACCTTAGGCGGAGATAACGGAATTGCCGTTGCTTACGGACTGGCAATTATGGAAGATACCACCCTTTCCCATCCGGCGCTGGAGCTGGTTATTACCGTAGATGAGGAAATCGGACTTTTGGGAGCAGCCTCTGTTGACACAACGCCTTTAAAGGCAAAATATTTAATCAATCTGGACTCAGAAGAGGAAGGATATATTTGTGCAGGCTGTGCAGGAGGAATGACAGCGGTTTCCGAAATTCCTGTTCGCTATCAGGAATATACGGATTATAAATGGAGAGTAAAAGTATCCGGACTTTTAGGTGGTCACTCCGGTGCAGAAATCGATAAGAACAGAGCAAATGCCACATTGCTTTTGGCACGTTTTCTGCATGAAGGAAAAGAACTTGCAGAGTATTCCGTTTCAGAGCTTTTCGGAGGACAAAAAGACAATGCCATTCCGAGAGAGGCAGAGGCATTAGTGCTGGCATCCAAGGAAGACGGAGAAAAGCTTTCTGCTTATGCGGCAGCCTATACAGAAGCCCTGAGAAAAGAATATACAGGAAGTGACGAAGAGATTACTGTTACCGTAGAGGAGGAAGGACAGGGCACAGAGCCGGTGCTTCATCCGGTAAGTCAGGAAAAAGCGCTGTTTTTCCTTTTGAATTATCCAAACGGCATTCAGAAGATGTGTGGGTTTATTGACGGTCTGGTAGAGACCTCCTGTAACGTGGGAATTACAAAACTGACTCCTGCTGTATTGAGCTGCTCTGCCAGTGTGAGAAGCTCTGTGGGAACGGCAAAGAAAGCGCTGGCTGATAAAATCGGATATCTGACAGAATTTTTAGGCGGTACTTTCACCATAGAAGGGGAATATCCTGCATGGGAATTCAAACAGGACTCTAAGCTTCGTCAGGTGTTGGTGGATGTATATGAGGAAATGTATCAGAAAGAGCCTGTTGTGAATGTTATTCACGCCGGCCTGGAATGTGGTTTATTCTACGAGAAAATTGCAGGACTGGACTGTGTATCTATCGGCCCTGACATGCAGGATATTCATACTTCCGAGGAGAAGCTTTCTATCTCCTCCGTAGAGCGTGTATGGAACTATTTATTAGAGGTTTTAAAAAGAATAAAGGAATAA
- a CDS encoding M23 family metallopeptidase, whose protein sequence is MLKRLLFLCVILFLNVNLTGELKEKASLEELRQKGLPVKSMENAGISKEDMEKYLVFWEDLKCFPVAGRINARTETFSYENSWHEKRHYGGERFHEGCDIFPKESKTDYYPILSMTEGRVEKIGWLPLGGYRIGIRSPGGGYFYYAHLSSYAEDFSEGDKVKAGEILGFLGDTGYGEEGTRGKFPPHLHLGIYIAEKEREEYPLNPYPVLQFLQERQKNFFY, encoded by the coding sequence GTGCTGAAAAGACTGCTGTTTTTATGTGTGATTTTGTTTTTGAATGTAAATCTTACAGGAGAATTAAAGGAAAAGGCTTCTTTGGAAGAGTTGAGGCAGAAAGGACTTCCTGTAAAAAGCATGGAAAATGCAGGGATTTCCAAAGAGGACATGGAAAAATATCTGGTTTTTTGGGAGGATTTAAAATGTTTTCCTGTTGCAGGGAGAATTAACGCAAGGACGGAGACTTTTTCTTATGAAAACAGCTGGCATGAAAAAAGGCACTATGGAGGGGAACGATTTCATGAGGGCTGTGATATTTTTCCCAAGGAGTCAAAAACAGATTATTATCCGATTTTAAGCATGACAGAGGGCAGAGTGGAGAAAATCGGCTGGCTTCCTCTGGGCGGATATCGCATTGGGATTCGAAGTCCGGGAGGCGGGTATTTTTATTATGCACATTTATCCTCTTATGCAGAAGACTTTTCGGAAGGCGACAAGGTAAAGGCAGGAGAAATTTTAGGATTTTTGGGAGATACCGGATATGGAGAAGAAGGGACGAGAGGGAAATTTCCGCCCCATCTTCATCTGGGAATTTACATAGCAGAAAAAGAAAGAGAAGAATATCCTTTAAATCCTTATCCGGTACTGCAGTTCTTACAGGAGAGGCAGAAAAATTTTTTCTATTAA
- a CDS encoding GTP pyrophosphokinase family protein, whose amino-acid sequence MEIRLWRELLIPYELAVKDLVMKFKLLQKEHREKNLYSPIEQVTGRVKSINSILEKMQAKHVSWEELEEKIEDIAGVRIICQFCEDIEKVAALIRNRSDMRVLEEKDYVTQGKDSGYRSYHMIVSYCAETLAGKKEIHAEIQIRTLAMNFWATIEHSLQYKYKGNVPADLAGRLTEAANSVLKLDEEMSLVRSEVMDAQKSMLHQSNLVADILNNIENLYYYANRRETGKILEEFYRVYEEKNPQKLESFYKELDFIAEGCRAQALTYEDI is encoded by the coding sequence ATGGAAATACGTTTATGGCGTGAATTGCTCATTCCTTATGAACTGGCAGTGAAGGATTTAGTGATGAAATTCAAGCTGCTGCAAAAAGAACACAGGGAGAAAAACCTTTATTCTCCCATTGAACAGGTAACCGGTCGTGTTAAGTCTATTAACAGTATTCTGGAAAAAATGCAGGCGAAGCATGTTTCCTGGGAGGAGCTGGAGGAGAAGATTGAGGACATTGCCGGTGTGCGGATTATCTGCCAGTTTTGCGAAGACATTGAAAAGGTGGCGGCTTTAATTCGAAACCGCAGCGATATGAGGGTACTGGAGGAAAAGGATTACGTGACACAGGGAAAAGACAGCGGTTATCGAAGCTATCATATGATTGTGTCCTACTGTGCAGAAACCTTAGCCGGAAAAAAGGAAATTCATGCAGAAATTCAAATTCGGACCTTGGCAATGAATTTCTGGGCAACCATAGAACACTCTTTGCAGTATAAATATAAGGGAAATGTGCCGGCAGACCTTGCAGGCAGATTGACGGAGGCTGCAAATTCTGTGTTAAAGCTGGATGAAGAAATGTCTCTGGTGCGCAGCGAGGTGATGGATGCACAAAAATCCATGCTCCATCAGTCTAATCTGGTAGCAGATATTTTGAATAATATAGAAAATCTCTATTATTACGCAAACAGAAGGGAAACAGGTAAAATATTGGAAGAATTTTATCGTGTATATGAGGAGAAAAATCCTCAAAAGCTGGAAAGCTTTTACAAAGAATTGGATTTTATTGCAGAAGGATGCCGTGCACAGGCGTTGACATACGAAGATATATAG
- a CDS encoding RsmF rRNA methyltransferase first C-terminal domain-containing protein: protein MINLPEEYEKEMRSLLGAEFEEYKKIYEQPVRQGLRFNPYKLTKPVWEEIMPFEKEEIPWVENGYYIHGGEGNPARHPYYFAGLYYLQEPSAMTPASRLEIQPYDKVLDLCAAPGGKATELVGRLQGKGFLLANDLSNSRAKALLKNLELTGAPNFYVTSEEPAKLVKSFPEFFDKILIDAPCSGEGMFHKEPKMAEYWLEKSPDYYAEIQKELIVQGAQMLKPGGKMLYSTCTFSKKENEETIAYLLEQCEDMEVLAPLGYGGFSEGFPLEGKSEEMCSQLKKCVRIFPHKMAGEGHFLALLQKKGNGEKSVPRKTVAAKKDEKPDACVEEFLKLVSFDFSEGKLKKEKDKVYFLPGDGNMPKLRYLRTGLYLGEIRKNRFEPSQALAMALSPKTFASCVLLSSKDIRTVKYLKGETIDVADLKPAKEKGWQLVCVDGFSLGFGKLDRGILKNKYYPGWRMQ from the coding sequence ATGATAAATTTACCGGAAGAATACGAAAAGGAAATGCGCAGCCTGCTGGGGGCAGAGTTTGAGGAATATAAGAAAATCTATGAACAGCCTGTCCGACAGGGACTGCGTTTTAATCCCTACAAGCTGACAAAGCCTGTATGGGAAGAAATCATGCCTTTTGAAAAAGAAGAAATTCCGTGGGTAGAAAACGGATATTATATTCACGGAGGGGAAGGAAATCCTGCAAGACATCCCTATTATTTTGCAGGTCTTTATTACCTTCAGGAGCCCAGCGCCATGACGCCTGCAAGCCGTCTGGAGATTCAGCCGTATGATAAGGTACTGGATTTGTGTGCGGCTCCGGGAGGAAAGGCTACGGAGCTGGTAGGGAGATTACAGGGAAAAGGTTTTTTGCTGGCAAATGATTTAAGCAACAGCAGGGCAAAGGCTCTTTTGAAAAATCTGGAGCTTACCGGTGCGCCGAATTTTTATGTCACCAGCGAAGAACCGGCAAAACTGGTAAAAAGCTTTCCGGAATTTTTTGATAAAATCTTGATTGACGCACCCTGCTCCGGTGAGGGAATGTTCCATAAAGAACCGAAAATGGCAGAGTATTGGCTGGAGAAATCACCGGACTATTATGCAGAAATTCAAAAGGAGCTGATTGTGCAGGGAGCGCAGATGTTAAAGCCGGGAGGGAAAATGCTTTATTCTACCTGTACGTTTTCCAAAAAGGAGAATGAGGAGACCATTGCCTATCTGCTGGAACAGTGCGAAGACATGGAGGTGCTTGCTCCTTTGGGCTATGGGGGCTTTTCGGAAGGCTTTCCTTTGGAAGGGAAAAGTGAGGAAATGTGTAGCCAACTGAAAAAATGTGTGCGAATTTTTCCACATAAAATGGCAGGGGAAGGACATTTTCTGGCTCTGTTACAGAAAAAAGGAAACGGAGAAAAAAGTGTGCCGAGAAAAACAGTGGCTGCAAAAAAGGATGAAAAACCAGATGCTTGTGTGGAAGAGTTTTTAAAACTGGTGTCCTTTGATTTCTCTGAGGGAAAGCTGAAAAAGGAAAAGGATAAGGTATATTTTTTACCGGGAGACGGAAATATGCCAAAGCTTCGGTATCTGCGTACCGGTCTTTATCTGGGAGAGATACGAAAAAATCGTTTTGAGCCCAGTCAGGCTTTGGCAATGGCATTGTCACCGAAGACCTTTGCTTCCTGCGTTCTGCTTTCCTCCAAGGATATTCGTACTGTGAAATATTTAAAGGGAGAAACCATTGATGTGGCAGACTTAAAGCCTGCAAAGGAAAAGGGCTGGCAGCTTGTGTGTGTAGACGGTTTTTCTCTGGGCTTTGGAAAGTTGGACAGAGGAATTTTGAAAAATAAATATTATCCGGGCTGGAGAATGCAGTAA
- a CDS encoding pseudouridine synthase — translation MGKIRLDKYLADMGLGTRTEVKRDIKKGRISVNGEIVKSPEYKIDIQTDVVLADGKEIAYEELVYYMLNKPQGVVSATEDRRDKTVLDLISEKKRKDLFPVGRLDKDTEGLLLITNDGELAHNLLSPKKHVDKKYFVRLRDALSEEDKKHLEEGVDIGEDKLTLPSHVFVLNEKRDEAEIVIREGKFHQIKRMFHAVGNEVVFLKRLSMGSLTLDEALLTGEYRLLTPQEIERLKENA, via the coding sequence ATGGGAAAAATAAGATTAGATAAATATCTGGCAGATATGGGACTGGGTACAAGAACAGAAGTAAAAAGGGATATCAAAAAGGGCAGGATTTCCGTAAACGGAGAAATTGTCAAAAGTCCCGAATATAAAATAGATATACAGACAGACGTGGTTTTGGCAGACGGAAAAGAGATTGCTTATGAGGAGCTGGTTTATTATATGTTAAATAAGCCTCAGGGCGTGGTGTCTGCCACAGAAGACAGACGGGATAAGACGGTGCTGGATTTGATTTCTGAGAAAAAAAGAAAAGATTTGTTTCCGGTAGGGCGTCTGGATAAGGATACAGAAGGGCTGCTGCTGATTACCAATGACGGCGAGCTGGCGCATAATCTATTGTCTCCGAAAAAACATGTAGATAAAAAGTATTTTGTCCGTTTAAGGGATGCGCTGTCAGAGGAAGATAAAAAGCATTTGGAAGAAGGCGTTGATATCGGAGAAGACAAGCTTACCCTGCCTTCTCATGTTTTTGTTTTAAATGAGAAAAGAGATGAGGCAGAGATTGTTATTCGGGAAGGAAAGTTTCATCAGATAAAGAGAATGTTTCACGCAGTGGGAAATGAAGTGGTGTTTTTAAAACGGCTGTCTATGGGAAGTCTGACATTGGATGAAGCTCTTTTAACAGGAGAATATCGTTTGCTGACACCACAGGAGATTGAGAGGTTGAAGGAAAATGCTTGA
- a CDS encoding HAD family hydrolase, with the protein MLENIKAVIFDLDGTLVDSMWMWKSIDVEYLGRKGIAVPEDIQAFQEELEGMGFTETAVFFKNRFQIEDSLEEIKKTWIFMAEEKYCNEVPLKAGVREFLEELRNRNIRIGISSSNSRELIQVVLKAHGIAEYFDCITTCCEVPNSKPAPDVYLKTAEGLQVEPKDCLVFEDVPMGIMAGKNAGMQVCAVEDAYSKRQEAEKRRLADYYIEDYYEVLNL; encoded by the coding sequence ATGCTTGAAAATATAAAAGCAGTGATTTTTGATTTAGACGGGACATTGGTAGACTCTATGTGGATGTGGAAATCCATTGATGTGGAGTATTTGGGAAGAAAAGGAATAGCCGTACCTGAGGATATTCAGGCATTTCAGGAAGAGCTGGAGGGTATGGGATTTACAGAAACCGCTGTTTTCTTTAAGAACAGATTTCAGATTGAAGACTCCTTAGAAGAAATCAAAAAAACATGGATTTTCATGGCGGAGGAAAAATACTGTAATGAAGTTCCCTTAAAAGCGGGAGTAAGAGAATTTTTAGAAGAGCTGAGAAACAGAAATATCCGTATTGGAATTAGCTCCAGCAACAGCAGAGAATTAATTCAGGTAGTTTTAAAAGCCCATGGAATTGCAGAATATTTTGACTGTATCACTACCTGCTGTGAAGTACCAAACAGCAAACCGGCGCCGGACGTCTATTTAAAGACTGCCGAGGGATTACAGGTTGAGCCAAAGGACTGCCTTGTCTTTGAAGACGTTCCTATGGGAATTATGGCAGGAAAGAATGCAGGCATGCAGGTGTGTGCTGTGGAGGATGCTTACAGCAAAAGACAGGAGGCAGAAAAACGCAGACTTGCGGACTATTACATAGAGGATTATTATGAGGTATTAAATTTATGA